In Arachis hypogaea cultivar Tifrunner chromosome 17, arahy.Tifrunner.gnm2.J5K5, whole genome shotgun sequence, a single window of DNA contains:
- the LOC112764551 gene encoding probable galacturonosyltransferase 3 isoform X2 gives MGTYPRLPCRTVLVFLFLVLFYGASVSSYISATNESDIRGSQALYDCDQCHHTKEQDIFLTRVHSSPDEKDIDIIATYSDASGHFQLARLKMRDLSDSWIWENPTNENNEHQTRSQELVESFPTDSRFKDTPKLSIGEKISKENRVKSTHSLSLTPMKIKRRMMRQERRKARAAALLQQDKETENHIVSGAVERSEGFHTTKKGKYSIWRVEYENPNSDSTLKLMRDQIIMAKAYSNIAKSMNKTVLYSVLVKHFKESEQAIGEANSDAELQPGAFDQAKAMGHILSEAKDQLYDCPLVARKLRATLQSMEDNVNVQRKRSAFLIQLAAKTVPRQLHCLPLQLAADYYLQGYHKKGSLDDQKIEDPSLYHYAIFSDNVLATSVVVNSTVQNAKDPEKQVFHIVTDKLNFAAMRMWFLVNPPANATIEVQNIDDFKWLNSSYCSVLRQLESARIKEYYFKANNPSSLSAGSDNLKYRNPKYLSMLNHLRFYLPEVYPKLNKVLFLDDDIVVQKDLTPLWSVDLKGMVNGAVETCKESFHRFDKYLNFSNPLISKNFSPKACGWAFGMNMFDLIEWKKRNITGIYHRWQDMNEDRTLWKLGTLPPGLITFYNLTYPLDRGWHVLGLGYDPALNLTEIENAAVIHYNGNYKPWLNLAVSKYQSYWSRYVMFDNPYIRVCNLS, from the exons ATGGGGACTTATCCACGTTTACCGTGTAGAACAGTACTTGTATTCCTCTTTTTG GTTTTGTTTTATGGTGCATCAGTTTCTTCATACATTTCAGCAACCAA CGAAAGTGATATCAGAGGATCTCAGGCCCTCTATGATTGCGACCAATGTCATCACACAAAG GAACAAGACATTTTTCTGACTAGAGTCCACAGTTCTCCCGATGAGAAG GACATTGATATAATTGCAACATACAGCGATGCATCTGGCCATTTTCAACTGGCTAGGTTGAAAATGAGGGACTTATCTGATTCCTGGATTTGGGAAAACCCTACTAATGAAAATAATGAACATCAAACGAGATCCCAG GAACTGGTGGAATCATTTCCAACTGATTCAAGATTTAAAGACACTCCGAAGCTCTCCATAGGTGAGAAAATTTCTAAAGAAAACAGAGTGAAAAGCACCCATTCCCTGTCATTGACTCCAATGAAGATCAAGCGCAGG ATGATGCGACAAGAAAGAAGGAAAGCTCGTGCTGCTGCGCTTCTACAGCAGGacaaagaaactgaaaatcacATCGTGTCAGGAGCAGTTGAGCGCTCAGAAGGATTTCATACCACTAAAAAGGGAAAGTATAGTATATGGAGGGTAGAATACGAGAATCCAAATTCCGACTCAACTCTGAAACTCATGCGAGATCAAATTATAATGGCCAAAGCATATAGCAACATTGCAAAATCTATGAACAAAACTGTTCTTTACAGTGTGCTTGTTAAACACTTCAAAGAAAGTGAACAAGCTATAGGTGAAGCCAATTCTGATGCTGAGCTTCAGCCTGG AGCATTTGATCAAGCAAAAGCTATGGGTCATATTCTTTCTGAAGCAAAGGACCAACTATATGACTGCCCCTTGGTAGCAAGAAAGTTAAGGGCTACACTTCAGTCTATGGAAGACAATGTGAACGTAcagagaaaaagaagtgcattCTTGATTCAGCTTGCTGCAAAAACAGTGCCTAGACAATTGCATTGTCTTCCCCTTCAACTTGCAGCAGATTATTACCTGCAGGGCTATCATAAGAAAGGAAGTCTTGACGACCAGAAGATTGAAGATCCATCGCTTTACCACTATGCTATATTTTCTGATAATGTACTGGCTACATCTGTGGTTGTCAATTCTACGGTGCAGAATGCAAAGGATCCTGAGAAGCAAGTATTCCATATAGTAactgataaattaaattttgcagCAATGAGGATGTGGTTTCTTGTCAACCCTCCTGCTAATGCaaccattgaagttcagaatatcGATGATTTCAAGTGGTTGAATTCTTCATATTGTTCTGTCCTACGTCAACTTGAATCGGCGAGAATTAAGGAATACTACTTTAAAGCTAATAATCCTTCCTCACTTTCTGCTGGATCTGACAATTTGAAATACAGAAATCCCAAGTATTTATCAATGCTAAATCACCTAAGGTTCTACCTTCCCGAAGTTTATCCGAAATTAAACAAAGTTCTATTCTTGGATGATGACATTGTAGTGCAGAAAGATTTGACACCTCTTTGGTCTGTTGATCTGAAAGGAATGGTTAATGGTGCAGTGGAGACATGCAAGGAGAGCTTCCATAGGTTTGATAAATACCTCAACTTTAGTAATCCACTGATCTCCAAAAATTTCAGCCCGAAAGCATGTGGCTGGGCATTTGGTATGAATATGTTCGACCTGATAGAGTGGAAGAAACGGAATATCACAGGAATATATCATCGGTGGCAAGACATG AACGAGGATAGAACCCTCTGGAAGCTCGGAACGTTACCTCCTGGACTAATAACCTTTTATAATCTGACCTATCCATTAGACCGAGGCTGGCACGTCTTGGGACTCGGCTATGATCCAGCTCTGAACCTAACAGAGATTGAGAATGCTGCTGTGATTCACTACAATGGAAACTATAAGCCATGGTTGAATCTTGCTGTTTCCAAATATCAATCATATTGGTCCAGATATGTTATGTTCGATAATCCATATATTAGAGTTTGCAACCTCAGCTAA
- the LOC112764551 gene encoding probable galacturonosyltransferase 3 isoform X1 — MGTYPRLPCRTVLVFLFLQVLFYGASVSSYISATNESDIRGSQALYDCDQCHHTKEQDIFLTRVHSSPDEKDIDIIATYSDASGHFQLARLKMRDLSDSWIWENPTNENNEHQTRSQELVESFPTDSRFKDTPKLSIGEKISKENRVKSTHSLSLTPMKIKRRMMRQERRKARAAALLQQDKETENHIVSGAVERSEGFHTTKKGKYSIWRVEYENPNSDSTLKLMRDQIIMAKAYSNIAKSMNKTVLYSVLVKHFKESEQAIGEANSDAELQPGAFDQAKAMGHILSEAKDQLYDCPLVARKLRATLQSMEDNVNVQRKRSAFLIQLAAKTVPRQLHCLPLQLAADYYLQGYHKKGSLDDQKIEDPSLYHYAIFSDNVLATSVVVNSTVQNAKDPEKQVFHIVTDKLNFAAMRMWFLVNPPANATIEVQNIDDFKWLNSSYCSVLRQLESARIKEYYFKANNPSSLSAGSDNLKYRNPKYLSMLNHLRFYLPEVYPKLNKVLFLDDDIVVQKDLTPLWSVDLKGMVNGAVETCKESFHRFDKYLNFSNPLISKNFSPKACGWAFGMNMFDLIEWKKRNITGIYHRWQDMNEDRTLWKLGTLPPGLITFYNLTYPLDRGWHVLGLGYDPALNLTEIENAAVIHYNGNYKPWLNLAVSKYQSYWSRYVMFDNPYIRVCNLS; from the exons ATGGGGACTTATCCACGTTTACCGTGTAGAACAGTACTTGTATTCCTCTTTTTG CAGGTTTTGTTTTATGGTGCATCAGTTTCTTCATACATTTCAGCAACCAA CGAAAGTGATATCAGAGGATCTCAGGCCCTCTATGATTGCGACCAATGTCATCACACAAAG GAACAAGACATTTTTCTGACTAGAGTCCACAGTTCTCCCGATGAGAAG GACATTGATATAATTGCAACATACAGCGATGCATCTGGCCATTTTCAACTGGCTAGGTTGAAAATGAGGGACTTATCTGATTCCTGGATTTGGGAAAACCCTACTAATGAAAATAATGAACATCAAACGAGATCCCAG GAACTGGTGGAATCATTTCCAACTGATTCAAGATTTAAAGACACTCCGAAGCTCTCCATAGGTGAGAAAATTTCTAAAGAAAACAGAGTGAAAAGCACCCATTCCCTGTCATTGACTCCAATGAAGATCAAGCGCAGG ATGATGCGACAAGAAAGAAGGAAAGCTCGTGCTGCTGCGCTTCTACAGCAGGacaaagaaactgaaaatcacATCGTGTCAGGAGCAGTTGAGCGCTCAGAAGGATTTCATACCACTAAAAAGGGAAAGTATAGTATATGGAGGGTAGAATACGAGAATCCAAATTCCGACTCAACTCTGAAACTCATGCGAGATCAAATTATAATGGCCAAAGCATATAGCAACATTGCAAAATCTATGAACAAAACTGTTCTTTACAGTGTGCTTGTTAAACACTTCAAAGAAAGTGAACAAGCTATAGGTGAAGCCAATTCTGATGCTGAGCTTCAGCCTGG AGCATTTGATCAAGCAAAAGCTATGGGTCATATTCTTTCTGAAGCAAAGGACCAACTATATGACTGCCCCTTGGTAGCAAGAAAGTTAAGGGCTACACTTCAGTCTATGGAAGACAATGTGAACGTAcagagaaaaagaagtgcattCTTGATTCAGCTTGCTGCAAAAACAGTGCCTAGACAATTGCATTGTCTTCCCCTTCAACTTGCAGCAGATTATTACCTGCAGGGCTATCATAAGAAAGGAAGTCTTGACGACCAGAAGATTGAAGATCCATCGCTTTACCACTATGCTATATTTTCTGATAATGTACTGGCTACATCTGTGGTTGTCAATTCTACGGTGCAGAATGCAAAGGATCCTGAGAAGCAAGTATTCCATATAGTAactgataaattaaattttgcagCAATGAGGATGTGGTTTCTTGTCAACCCTCCTGCTAATGCaaccattgaagttcagaatatcGATGATTTCAAGTGGTTGAATTCTTCATATTGTTCTGTCCTACGTCAACTTGAATCGGCGAGAATTAAGGAATACTACTTTAAAGCTAATAATCCTTCCTCACTTTCTGCTGGATCTGACAATTTGAAATACAGAAATCCCAAGTATTTATCAATGCTAAATCACCTAAGGTTCTACCTTCCCGAAGTTTATCCGAAATTAAACAAAGTTCTATTCTTGGATGATGACATTGTAGTGCAGAAAGATTTGACACCTCTTTGGTCTGTTGATCTGAAAGGAATGGTTAATGGTGCAGTGGAGACATGCAAGGAGAGCTTCCATAGGTTTGATAAATACCTCAACTTTAGTAATCCACTGATCTCCAAAAATTTCAGCCCGAAAGCATGTGGCTGGGCATTTGGTATGAATATGTTCGACCTGATAGAGTGGAAGAAACGGAATATCACAGGAATATATCATCGGTGGCAAGACATG AACGAGGATAGAACCCTCTGGAAGCTCGGAACGTTACCTCCTGGACTAATAACCTTTTATAATCTGACCTATCCATTAGACCGAGGCTGGCACGTCTTGGGACTCGGCTATGATCCAGCTCTGAACCTAACAGAGATTGAGAATGCTGCTGTGATTCACTACAATGGAAACTATAAGCCATGGTTGAATCTTGCTGTTTCCAAATATCAATCATATTGGTCCAGATATGTTATGTTCGATAATCCATATATTAGAGTTTGCAACCTCAGCTAA
- the LOC112764551 gene encoding probable galacturonosyltransferase 3 isoform X3: protein MRSDASGHFQLARLKMRDLSDSWIWENPTNENNEHQTRSQELVESFPTDSRFKDTPKLSIGEKISKENRVKSTHSLSLTPMKIKRRMMRQERRKARAAALLQQDKETENHIVSGAVERSEGFHTTKKGKYSIWRVEYENPNSDSTLKLMRDQIIMAKAYSNIAKSMNKTVLYSVLVKHFKESEQAIGEANSDAELQPGAFDQAKAMGHILSEAKDQLYDCPLVARKLRATLQSMEDNVNVQRKRSAFLIQLAAKTVPRQLHCLPLQLAADYYLQGYHKKGSLDDQKIEDPSLYHYAIFSDNVLATSVVVNSTVQNAKDPEKQVFHIVTDKLNFAAMRMWFLVNPPANATIEVQNIDDFKWLNSSYCSVLRQLESARIKEYYFKANNPSSLSAGSDNLKYRNPKYLSMLNHLRFYLPEVYPKLNKVLFLDDDIVVQKDLTPLWSVDLKGMVNGAVETCKESFHRFDKYLNFSNPLISKNFSPKACGWAFGMNMFDLIEWKKRNITGIYHRWQDMNEDRTLWKLGTLPPGLITFYNLTYPLDRGWHVLGLGYDPALNLTEIENAAVIHYNGNYKPWLNLAVSKYQSYWSRYVMFDNPYIRVCNLS, encoded by the exons ATGAGAAG CGATGCATCTGGCCATTTTCAACTGGCTAGGTTGAAAATGAGGGACTTATCTGATTCCTGGATTTGGGAAAACCCTACTAATGAAAATAATGAACATCAAACGAGATCCCAG GAACTGGTGGAATCATTTCCAACTGATTCAAGATTTAAAGACACTCCGAAGCTCTCCATAGGTGAGAAAATTTCTAAAGAAAACAGAGTGAAAAGCACCCATTCCCTGTCATTGACTCCAATGAAGATCAAGCGCAGG ATGATGCGACAAGAAAGAAGGAAAGCTCGTGCTGCTGCGCTTCTACAGCAGGacaaagaaactgaaaatcacATCGTGTCAGGAGCAGTTGAGCGCTCAGAAGGATTTCATACCACTAAAAAGGGAAAGTATAGTATATGGAGGGTAGAATACGAGAATCCAAATTCCGACTCAACTCTGAAACTCATGCGAGATCAAATTATAATGGCCAAAGCATATAGCAACATTGCAAAATCTATGAACAAAACTGTTCTTTACAGTGTGCTTGTTAAACACTTCAAAGAAAGTGAACAAGCTATAGGTGAAGCCAATTCTGATGCTGAGCTTCAGCCTGG AGCATTTGATCAAGCAAAAGCTATGGGTCATATTCTTTCTGAAGCAAAGGACCAACTATATGACTGCCCCTTGGTAGCAAGAAAGTTAAGGGCTACACTTCAGTCTATGGAAGACAATGTGAACGTAcagagaaaaagaagtgcattCTTGATTCAGCTTGCTGCAAAAACAGTGCCTAGACAATTGCATTGTCTTCCCCTTCAACTTGCAGCAGATTATTACCTGCAGGGCTATCATAAGAAAGGAAGTCTTGACGACCAGAAGATTGAAGATCCATCGCTTTACCACTATGCTATATTTTCTGATAATGTACTGGCTACATCTGTGGTTGTCAATTCTACGGTGCAGAATGCAAAGGATCCTGAGAAGCAAGTATTCCATATAGTAactgataaattaaattttgcagCAATGAGGATGTGGTTTCTTGTCAACCCTCCTGCTAATGCaaccattgaagttcagaatatcGATGATTTCAAGTGGTTGAATTCTTCATATTGTTCTGTCCTACGTCAACTTGAATCGGCGAGAATTAAGGAATACTACTTTAAAGCTAATAATCCTTCCTCACTTTCTGCTGGATCTGACAATTTGAAATACAGAAATCCCAAGTATTTATCAATGCTAAATCACCTAAGGTTCTACCTTCCCGAAGTTTATCCGAAATTAAACAAAGTTCTATTCTTGGATGATGACATTGTAGTGCAGAAAGATTTGACACCTCTTTGGTCTGTTGATCTGAAAGGAATGGTTAATGGTGCAGTGGAGACATGCAAGGAGAGCTTCCATAGGTTTGATAAATACCTCAACTTTAGTAATCCACTGATCTCCAAAAATTTCAGCCCGAAAGCATGTGGCTGGGCATTTGGTATGAATATGTTCGACCTGATAGAGTGGAAGAAACGGAATATCACAGGAATATATCATCGGTGGCAAGACATG AACGAGGATAGAACCCTCTGGAAGCTCGGAACGTTACCTCCTGGACTAATAACCTTTTATAATCTGACCTATCCATTAGACCGAGGCTGGCACGTCTTGGGACTCGGCTATGATCCAGCTCTGAACCTAACAGAGATTGAGAATGCTGCTGTGATTCACTACAATGGAAACTATAAGCCATGGTTGAATCTTGCTGTTTCCAAATATCAATCATATTGGTCCAGATATGTTATGTTCGATAATCCATATATTAGAGTTTGCAACCTCAGCTAA
- the LOC112767040 gene encoding cationic peroxidase 1-like, whose protein sequence is MAYFSPSRFCMSIILICMFSIASSQLSSNYYYKTCPQALSIIRSAVMSAVAKEHRMGASLLRLHFHDCFVNGCDASVLLDDTSSFTGEKTAGPNVNSLRGFDVIDDIKTKVEAACPSVVSCADILALAARDSVLALGGPSWNVGLGRRDSTSASKDDATKDIPSPLMDLNQLISAFSNKGFNTNEMVALSGAHTTGEARCQLFRGRLYNETSIDSTLATSLRQNCPSTGGDTNLSPLDTTTSVLFDNAYFKNLVNQKGLLHSDQQLFSGGSTDSQVTSYSNNPASFFVDFANAMVKMGNLSPLTGNDGQIRTNCRKIN, encoded by the exons ATGGCATATTTCTCACCTTCACGTTTTTGCAtgtcaattattttaatttgcaTGTTTAGCATTGCATCTTCTCAATTAAGCtcaaattattattacaaaacatGTCCACAAGCACTCTCCATAATAAGAAGTGCAGTGATGAGTGCAGTTGCCAAAGAGCACCGCATGGGTGCATCCTTGCTCCGTCTTCATTTCCATGATTGCTTTGTCAAT GGATGTGATGCATCGGTTCTATTAGATGACACATCGAGTTTTACTGGAGAGAAGACAGCTGGTCCGAATGTGAATTCTCTCCGAGGTTTTGATGTAATTGATGACATTAAAACTAAGGTTGAAGCTGCTTGTCCCAGTGTTGTTTCTTGTGCTGATATTCTTGCTCTTGCCGCACGTGATTCTGTTCTTGCA ttgggGGGTCCATCATGGAATGTTGGGTTAGGCAGAAGAGACTCAACGAGTGCAAGTAAAGATGATGCCACTAAAGATATCCCTTCCCCTTTGATGGATCTAAATCAACTTATCTCTGCTTTTTCAAATAAGGGCTTTAACACCAATGAGATGGTTGCCCTCTCAG GAGCTCACACAACAGGGGAAGCCAGATGCCAATTATTTCGAGGAAGGCTTTACAACGAAACAAGCATTGATTCAACTTTGGCAACATCACTGAGGCAGAATTGTCCAAGCACTGGCGGCGATACCAACCTTTCGCCGCTCGATACCACCACCAGTGTCCTATTTGACAATGCCTACTTTAAGAACCTTGTCAACCAAAAAGGGCTTCTACACTCTGATCAGCAACTCTTCAGTGGTGGTTCCACTGATTCTCAGGTCACCAGCTATAGCAACAACCCTGCAAGCTTCTTTGTCGACTTTGCAAACGCCATGGTCAAGATGGGAAACCTTAGCCCTTTGACAGGGAACGACGGCCAAATTCGTACTAACTGTcgcaaaattaattaa